Genomic window (Helianthus annuus cultivar XRQ/B chromosome 3, HanXRQr2.0-SUNRISE, whole genome shotgun sequence):
GGGAGCCGGAGGTTGACTGGATGGGCCTTGTTTGGTTTTCTCATTGCATCCCAAGGCATGCTTTCCTCATGTGGCTGATTTTCAGGCGAAAACTTTTAACTCAAGATAAAATTCTAAAGTGGGATTTTGCTAGAAGGAGGAATATGAATATGAtgtgctgtttattatgttatgCAAATGTGGACTCACATACTCATCTATTTTTTGAATGTAAGTTCTCATCCGATGTTTGGATCTTGGTCAGAGATAAAGTGGATATGGGTGATGTGGACCCTAAATGGAATGCTATTATTGATTGGTTGAAACGCCAAATGCAATCAAAGTTGGCTACGGATTATGTGTCAAGACTTCTTGTGGCGGCTACTTCTTATTTCATTTGGCAGGA
Coding sequences:
- the LOC110931770 gene encoding uncharacterized protein LOC110931770, which produces MSWRDLFPVLNQIQQVSLDPNKNDRLLWKDGIDLDEFSCSGVWDSVRVREPEVDWMGLVWFSHCIPRHAFLMWLIFRRKLLTQDKILKWDFARRRNMNMMCCLLCYANVDSHTHLFFECKFSSDVWILVRDKVDMGDVDPKWNAIIDWLKRQMQSKLATDYVSRLLVAATSYFIWQERNARLLKNQTRPPDTIATAVLTTVRYKLLGMKFKDTDNVRRLLSKWEIHGGYAEDDGGR